TAAAAACCATTGCACGTAAAATATTATACGATAAAAAAAAAACATTTATACAACGGTTCTTTTTTTTAGCACCATCCAAAAACAACTATACATTTGTCAAATGCAGTACCTATTTGGTTGGTGGCGAATGGGCAAAATCTGTCGATGAAGTGTTATTTCATTATAGGGGGAGTTTAAGCACTGTTTTAAACTTGGCAACAGTACTATACCCTGGTTATACCATTAAACTCTTAGGTAACGATTTTAACAATGGCGCTTATTTTTTTGATGAAGCGCTTAAAAATATAGATGTAGAGTGGAAAGATCATACCTCTGAAAAGGTAAAAGAAACTAATACACACTGGAGTGTTGCACAGGTAGAGGGAACAACAATTTTCGACAAGTTTCCATACATACTAAGTAAGTTGAAAGAGAATAATAATGAAATTTACTGCTGTAATAAACAAAGTTTGTTGGTAACCGGTAATTATATACCATATGCGCCGGTAATTACGGGCTCTGTTAAAACATCATAAAGTTATAATATGGTATTAACAAATAGTTACAAAGTGTATGTGGTAATTGTTGTTTACAATGGCATGCAATGGTTACAACGTTGTTTATCCAGTTTACAAAATAGTCTATTGCCATTAAAAGTTATTTTGGTTGACAATGGCTCTGTTGATGGTAGCCCTCAATTTATAAAAACAAATTTTTCAGAATATACCTATATACAGGCAGATACTAATTTGGGTTTTGGTAGGGCCAACAACATAGGGATTGAGATAGCTATTAATGAATGTGCTGATTATGTTTTTTTATTAAACCAGGATGCATGGGTTGAAGTAAATACTATACAAAACTTGATAAATATCCATAAAAAGAACCCTCAGTTTGGCATTTTAAGCCCAATGCATTTAGATGCAGGATATTTAAACTTAGATTACAATTTTTCAACCTTTATAACACCAGACAAGTGCCCGAATTTATGCTCTGATATTTACACAAATAACTTAAAAATAGTTTATGCAGCCGAGTTTATAAATGCCGCAGCTTGGTTAATGTCAGCCAAATGCATCAAAAAGGTTGGGCTGTTTGATAAACTGTTTTTTCATTATGGTGAGGACAGGAATTACAGTCAGCGTGTATTGTATCATGGCTTTAAGATAGGCGTTTGTCCAAGTGAAAAAATTGTTCACGACAGAGATAACCGTAAAGGTCCTGAAGGAAGGGCTCCAAAAGAAAAAAGACAGCGAAAAATTTTAGTTAGACTTTGTGATATTAATGACGCCAATATAAAGGCTAAAATACGATCGGTACAAAATAATTTACTCCGGAAGACTATAAAGAATGCTTTGCTTTTTAGAAAGACTTTATTTTTTGAAAGTTTGTCAGATTATCTCTTTGTAAAAGAAAAAAAGAAATCAATTATCGACAGTTGGTATAATAACAGCATGCCGTTTATGGAAAGGGCATAACACAACAAACTTAGTAATTAAATAACTATTTTTATGTTCAAAGTGTCGGTAATTATTCCTGTTTATAATGCAGAAAACTATTTAGAAAAGGCTGTGATGTCTGCTGTTGAACTGTCAGATGTAAAAGAAGTATTATTAATTGATGATGCATCTCCTGACAATTCGGGTAAATTATGCGATATACTTTTAAAAAAATTTGATAAAGTAAAGGTATTTAGGCATCCAAATAACGAAAATAGGGGCGCCGGAGCATCACGGAATTTAGGCTTGCAAATGGCCAGTTGTGATTACATAGCGTTTTTAGACGCTGATGATTATTATTTACCTAACAGATTTGATATTACAAAGCATATTTTTGAGAGGGATAAAAGTGTTGATGGCATTTACGAAACTGTAGGCGTTTTTTTTTATACCGAGAAAGCAAAAGAGCAGTTTGCACAATGGAAAGGAATTTTGACAGAAGGTGTTGATGACTTCTTGGAAAGAGTAGAGGATAGGCACATTAAAAGCGAAAATTTATTAATGTCACTTTTAAGTGCCGGTACAGGCCGCTTTCATACAGATGGAATAACCTTTAAAAAGGAGTTGTTAAAAAAAACTGGTATGTTTAACCCAGCCCTAAGATTGCATCAGGACACCGATCTTTGGCTTAGAATGGCTTACAGCGGGAAGCTTGTACCTGGTAAGTATGATAAGCCAGTTGCTATACGTGGTGTGCACGAGCAGAACAGAATACATAGTTTAAATATTAACTCCAGAAAGAATTTATATACTTCGGTGTATAAGTGGTTTTTAAATAAACCGTTAAACCCTATAGTATTTAGAGTTATATTTAAATACTATATAAATAATTTATATCCATGGCCGACAATAAAGTTTGCACCTGTCAGAAAAACTTTAAAATTGGCATGTATGGCAAAAGAAATAGTAAAAAAACCTATAATTATAACCAGATTAATTAGTTAGCAATGGAAGAAGAAAAAGTAAGCATTATTGGCTTATTAAGAACCCTTTATCAAAAAAAGAAACTCATTTATAAAATAACAGGGGTATTTGTAGCTTTAGGGATATTTATATACATTATCAGCCCACGCGAGTATAGTTCTTCTGCAACATTATTATCAGAGTCGCAAAGTTCGGGTTTGGCCGGCCTCAGTAGTTTAGCGAGTTTAGCGGGTGTTAATCTTGGTAACAATTTAAGCAGTAGTGACGGTATAAATTCAACACTTTATGAAGAGGTATTAAACAGTACGCCATTTTTAAATAAACTCATAAAAAAGCAGTTTTTCTTTCCATCTGTTAACAAGAATTTGTTATTGGGCGACTACCTTATAAACTACTCGAGGCAGCCAATACTTAAAACAATAGTTAAACTTCCGTCAAAATTAACCACCTCAGTTACCGGATTATTTAAGAATAATACCGAAAAAGTAGCAAACAATAAAGTAGATACAGGCATAAACGACCTGTTATTTACTAACAAAGTATTTTTTATTCAGAAAACTGATTCTAAGGCTGTAAATGAGTTGAAGAACAGGCTGACATATAACCTTGACATTAGAACCGGGCTTGTTGAATTGGATTTTGATTTGCAAGATAAGGTTGTTGCGGCACAGGTTATGAAACAAATGGTAGACGAACTTAGCTTTTATGTTATCAATTATGAAACGCAGAAAGTGAGGCGTAGTTTACAACTTACCGAGGTACAGTTGGCTAAATCTCAAAAAAGATATACTGAGGCACAGACTAAT
This portion of the Inquilinus sp. KBS0705 genome encodes:
- a CDS encoding glycosyltransferase family 2 protein, producing the protein MVLTNSYKVYVVIVVYNGMQWLQRCLSSLQNSLLPLKVILVDNGSVDGSPQFIKTNFSEYTYIQADTNLGFGRANNIGIEIAINECADYVFLLNQDAWVEVNTIQNLINIHKKNPQFGILSPMHLDAGYLNLDYNFSTFITPDKCPNLCSDIYTNNLKIVYAAEFINAAAWLMSAKCIKKVGLFDKLFFHYGEDRNYSQRVLYHGFKIGVCPSEKIVHDRDNRKGPEGRAPKEKRQRKILVRLCDINDANIKAKIRSVQNNLLRKTIKNALLFRKTLFFESLSDYLFVKEKKKSIIDSWYNNSMPFMERA
- a CDS encoding glycosyltransferase family 2 protein, with amino-acid sequence MFKVSVIIPVYNAENYLEKAVMSAVELSDVKEVLLIDDASPDNSGKLCDILLKKFDKVKVFRHPNNENRGAGASRNLGLQMASCDYIAFLDADDYYLPNRFDITKHIFERDKSVDGIYETVGVFFYTEKAKEQFAQWKGILTEGVDDFLERVEDRHIKSENLLMSLLSAGTGRFHTDGITFKKELLKKTGMFNPALRLHQDTDLWLRMAYSGKLVPGKYDKPVAIRGVHEQNRIHSLNINSRKNLYTSVYKWFLNKPLNPIVFRVIFKYYINNLYPWPTIKFAPVRKTLKLACMAKEIVKKPIIITRLIS